GCCCTTGAGGGCTGCAAGGACAGTGgagaggtcccaagagggaaGTGTGTAGAGCTGACGCAGCTTGCCCTGCTGAGGAGTACGCTCGGCCAGCGATGGCGGAGGTTGTACGGCAGGGCTTGGAGGGAAGGGTCCTCTTGCTCTTCCAGCCCATGGCCGCGGGCGGGCAGAGGTGAGCGGCCACGGCCTCGTCTAGCGGCGGCAACTGCTCGTAGCCCTTCTGCTGTGAGCCGTCAACCGAGGTGAGAGCCGCGGGTGAAGAGGTGCGAAGGCGGGCGGAGTAGGgagcgcgccacgacttcgtcAGCTCCGCGTGTACCTCAGGGAAGAAGGGCGCAGATCGCTGGCGAGGGGTCTGGCGGGGCCCCGGCAGAAACCACTCATCTAGCCTACTGCGCGTCGGCTCTTCAGGTGTAGCCCATTCCAGGTCGAGCTTCTCGACGGCCTTGGAGAGGACGCGGAGTAATTCGGTGTCCATTCCTGGCCTggagtcaatgggctccagtGACGGTAGGGGGGCGGGCCCCTCCTCGCCGGCCCACTCCTCCGGTTCAGATGCAGCGAGCGACATGGAGTCGTCGAGCTGCTCATCCTCCGAGCCGCCAAAGGAGACGAGGTCACTCGCATCCGCTGAGGGACGCTGCTCCGGGCGTGCGAAGAGGACGGGGGACGGCTCTCTCGCGGGAGAGGGAGAGGTAGGCGGGCGCTGGGCCGGCATAAGCTCCCCCAACTCCGGGCGCTGAGCTCCTCTGCCTCACTGTCTCTTCCTggccggctcgcgggaggaagaagACGGGAAGGCGGAGCCGCTTTCAGTGAAGAAAGCGATCCTAGCGCGGAGAGAAGCGAGATTcatgcactcgcagtgcgggcatgaagTCTCGGTGAGTGCGGCTTCCGCGTGGGACTTGCCCAGACATCCGACGCACTCACCATGGCCGTCATCGtcctgcagaggggctctgcaggtGCCACAAGCGTGGCGCGGCATTTAAAACAACGCCGCCGCCGTAAAAACGGCGCTTGGGtgggctcttttagagcggtaaAGACCGCGGAAGAAGCTCTTAAGCAGCGGCGGAAGAATCCGCTTGAAGGCGCTTACAAAACTCGCCGGATGGCAGCAGGAGATTCGCTGAGAGCGAAACTGGAAGCTCGCGGCGGGCGGTCGAGAGCGACGCTCTGGGCGGCAGTCTGCGGCGGCGCCGGTGGGAGCAGGCGGCGGTCTTCAGCTGTCTTCTGCGAAGCCTCTTCTACGGTGGAGAGCTCGTTCCAGCGGCGAAGGCGATCAGCAAGGATCCAGCGAAGCgtagtcgtcgctgaaggagagagaactgaatccCATGGCGAAACACCGGCTTATATAGCCATAAGCCACGCTCGTTTTGGCGGGCTTGTTGGCACGCTGTTTCGCCATAGGCTTGCGCGACTacgccgcgccgtcattggttcaaagaGTTTCATTCCTTTGAGCCAATAgacgtgcagttacactgcgctattgaaaaaggcttcagcgaggaggaaaaaggagcttttccccatacgcagtatgagtgagagtatcgaaagggaactgacatgatccatttttagtgatatttgtaaattgtctttctaaatgtttcattagcatgttgctaatgtactattaaatgtggttaaagttaccatcgtttcttactgtagaACGGAGgtaagagagccgtcgctattttaatttttaaacatgtgcagtgtgtataattcataaacacaacttcattcttcataaatctctccaacagtgtagcattagccgttagccacggagcatattacatcttgtgaaaaagcattcttgggcacctttaaacaaaatgttaaagaaaaaaatagaagCTACAGCTCCTTGTGATTGCAGGTATGCTTAAAACCAGTGCTGGGTAGTGattgattacatgtaatctgaattacgtaatcagattacaacAATTAAACACTTGTATAATTATATGCAGTTACTACCCAAAACCTGACATGTAATGTTTAATGCACCATGTTGATGAcatcaaaaaactttttttcccccgATTATTTTAGATAATATTATTCAAATTTATGTTTGAAACGAGTCATgtcaaaagtaatcaaaaagtagtccGATTATATTACCTAAAATGTGCAATGTAATAGATTGTTAAAACTACAACTTTTATTGAATTCAGTAATGGactacaatttgtaagtaatctacccagcagTGCTTATAAGTAAAACTCTGACAGCAGGTTAGTTATGTTTTTATGCagagatttttatattttaagacaACAAAATGCAAAGTACTGGAAAAGTCACCTCAgatgtaaaattgtaaaatgcTTTTAATCTTTCAACACTGATGCATAATGTGGCTTTAGacaaattgttttgaaaatgcaAATGATCCTATCTGTCGTAGCTTGAAATTTTGCCTTTGGGTTGCCAAGCTGAAATGAAcccattattaatttttaaataccTTTTACCTAAAAGCGCCCTGAAGGCTGAACCACTCCCACCCGCTGAGAGTATAAACCCAAAACCACCACCTGCAACGCTCATTCCGAATCTAGAATCCACCTGTGCATCAGCCCATCATCCTTCTGAGTGGCCGACAACATGAGCTTTGCGCTTCAGTCATCGTTACAGTCAAGCTTCAAGACCAACTCCGACTTTGTGAGTGATCCCTCAGCCTTTCCTGCACTCTTGACTTATATTAGCCTTTCTACATTGTAAACTTTAACATAACATACAGAATACTTTTTTACTATTTCAATGAGTTCAAAAACTCCAACAAGAATTTGGTTAGTATAGGCTGATGCCTGTTTTCTTCTGCTTTACTACAGAAAATTCCTTATGTGGGCCCAATTTCAGGAGGACTGAGAGAAGACATGGCCTTGTACTTGCAGGGAGTCCCTACTAATGCTGACGAGTAAGCAATTATTCATTTGGCCTTGTGTAATGCAACCAAGTATAAAATTAGTGCAATACTAGAGTTCATTCAGGAATAGACCACATCCTCAGATATGCACTTGAATCAGGTTTAGGTAACAAGGTCCACTTTTCTGCAGAGTTTACCTCCAACTCTGATTACACCCACTTGCCTGTAActttgattagcttgttcaggtgtgtttgtttaGGACTGGATCTAAACTCTGCGGAAAAGTGGTTCTCAAGGAccagagttgagaacccctAGTTAGTTACTGAGGTGAGTCATTACCTGGATTTGATTAATGTAACATTTCTCATCTTCTATGCAGGTTTAGAGTAAATTTCAAGACTGGGCCTACTGACAAGCATGATATTGCTTTCCACTTCGCCTCCCGAATGGGCTTAAATGTGGGCATGAACAGCTCCAGGAATGGAGAATGGGAGGGCGAGGAAAGTGTCTCTGATAACCCCTTTGAAAAGGGACAAGCTTTTGAGATGTTCATCGTCATCAAATCCGAAGGATATCAGGTATGTGTTTTGTATGAGTCACTGCACATCCGTAAAAGAACTCTAGGAACTTGTCCTCACATGAGTTGTGTTGCTTTGGATCATCAGGTATACGTGAATGGCAAGGAGCTTCACATGTTCAAGCACCGTATACCGCTTGAAAAAGTGTCAACGTTAAATATCAATGGAGATGTTGCCGTGAATCTTTTTGGCTTCATTCAAGTAAGTTACTTTTTTATCAGCAGACTCAATATTGCACAATGAATGATCCTGTGTTGGAATCCAGTGAGAATTATGTGGAAAGTAAAGAGCTTTCTAAATACACTCTCTCTTTTAGAACTGGAGCACATCCTCATTTGTTACTAAAGTCAAGTCAACAATCACTAGTCTGGATGGGAAACGTTCCACCGTACAGGCAGAGATCTTGCAGCCAGTCCAAAACCCTGTGAGTGACCGATGCTTTCTAGTGACTTCTGAATGCACAACAAAGTGCAAACACTTAATGAAACAGCAGTGCATGAGAACTGTTTCACCCAAGACCAACTGTCTCACTAGTTTCAGGATTATGATGGCCACTTCAAACTTCAATGAAATTCTGAGTTTTCCATTTTAGTGAGTTCAAAAACTGCAACAAGAGTCTGATTAATGAAGGCTGATGCCTATTTTCTTGTGCTTTACTACAGAACATTCCTTATGTGGGCACAATTTCTGGAAGACTGAGAGAAGACATGGCCTTGTACTTGCAAGGAGTTGTTCCTACAAATGCTGACCAGTAAGCAATTATTCATTTGGCCTTGTGTAATGCAATCAAGTATAAAATGAGTGCAATACTAGAGTTCAGTCAGGAATAGACCACATCCTCAGTTATGCACTTGAATCAGGTTTAGGTAACAaggtccactttcctgcagagtttacctCCAACTCTGATTACACCCACTTGCCTGTAACTTTCTAGTAGTCCTGAAGActttgattagcttgttcaggtgtgtttgtttaGGACTGGATCTAAACTCTGCGGAAAAGTGGTTCTCGAGGAccagagttgagaacccctAGTTAGTTAGTCAGGTGAGTCATTACCTGGATTTGATTAATGTAACATTTCTCATCTTCTATGCAGGTTTAGAATAAATTTCAAGACTGGGCCTACTGACAAGCATGATATTGCTTTCCACTTTGCCTCCCGAATGGGCTCAAATGTGGGCATGAACAGCTCCAGGAACGGAGAATGGGAGGGTGAGGAAAGTGTCTCTGATAACCCCTTTAAAAAGGGACAAGCTTTTGAGATGTTCATCGTCATCAAATCTGAAGGATATCAGGTATGTGTTTTGTATGAGTCACTGCACATCCGTAAAAGAACTCTAGGAACTTGTCCTCACACGAGTTGTGTTGCTTTGGATCATCAGGTATACGTGAATGGCAAGGAGCTTCACATGTTCAAGCACAGTATACCGCTGGAAAAAGTGTCAGCGTTAAATATCAATGGAGATGTTGCCGTGAACCTTTTTGGCTTCATACACGTAAGTTACTTTTTTATCAGCAGATTCAATATTGCAGAATGAATGATACTGTGTTGGAATCCAGTGAGTATTATGTGGAAAGTAAAGAGCTTTCTAAATACACTCTCTCTTTTAGAACTGGAGCACATCCTCATCCACCATACAGTAGGAGATCTTGCAGCCAGTCCAAAATCCTGTGAGTGACTTCTAAACGCACGACAAAGTGCAAACACTTAATGAAACAGCAGTGCATGATGAGAACTGTTTCACCCAAGAGCAACTGTCTCACCAGTTTCAGGATTATGATGTTCAGTATAAAGGCTGAAGTTTATATAACTCTCCTTTGTTTTCACAGGGTATGTGAACAGGAGCGTTTCTGTGGCTGCGTTCTCAGAGAATAACGTGAAAATCATGCATGTCTTCATCCTGATATTCACTCCTCAAGCAAATCATTGATTTTAATCTAACACATTATAACCAATCAAGGTCACTGCTTATATTGCAATGAAagcaaatacatttaattttcttAAACCACACTGCTCTATGTTGGGAGTTTTGGGACACAATACAAGCACATTTTAGAAAAAGCTCTGTCACCATATGGATATATAGACACctgtaatgcattatattaATTTGAGGGGGTTTTCTTTGATTCTTAAGCAAACTGAAATCTAATGGCAATgttatttggatttttttatGCAAACTCAATGACTGTTTTTGGCAAACCATTCTGAAAGTAAATCTTGAGATACAACAATAAAAGCTTTTCAGTTCATTTTCATCTTCATAACTGCATGTTTCACATTTGGAGAAGCTACTCTCAAGAATCTGTCCCAAGTGTAAAGATCACTGAGTTGACTTTAGAAATGGACGCTATTTTCACAGTCAATCTAgctaaagaaaatatatttgacaTGTGTCCTCAGAATGTTTTTACATAAATGGCCACAAGGTGGAAGTCTTTCCACAGACGTACAGCCAGTGAATTGTGATTGTAAACGCTTGCCATCAGCAGACTTTTGTCTGAAAGCAATAATGAAGTACAGTGTgcttattgttattattaccCACTATAGCTATCAATGCCAAAATACAAAGAAGGAATGATTCATGATTCTCCTAGAAATACGTCACTACATCAGTGTGGAAGTGTATATTTTAAGATGAGTGTTGCTGAAAGATGAGTGCACACTGAAAGTATTCGGCCTTAAGTATCACTCTGTTCTTTTGTCCTgtgattttctttctctctATAAAGAGATATAATCTGTGCACTGTGAGAAATATTATATCGGTGTTGCACAACTGGAGTGGATCATTATTAATCAGTTTTTTCAAGAAGAAAGCGCTCTGCTGATACCAGGACAGATACAGGGTAAAGGGAAAGTGCACTGATTAGAGAAAGTGGGAAAAACACTCTGGGGTTGCCATACAGAATCAGTACAGTAGCCGCGACTGTGACGTAGCTGTGAAGAT
The Megalobrama amblycephala isolate DHTTF-2021 linkage group LG19, ASM1881202v1, whole genome shotgun sequence DNA segment above includes these coding regions:
- the LOC125254423 gene encoding galectin-4-like, giving the protein MSFALQSSLQSSFKTNSDFKIPYVGPISGGLREDMALYLQGVPTNADEFRVNFKTGPTDKHDIAFHFASRMGLNVGMNSSRNGEWEGEESVSDNPFEKGQAFEMFIVIKSEGYQVYVNGKELHMFKHRIPLEKVSTLNINGDVAVNLFGFIQNWSTSSFVTKVKSTITSLDGKRSTVQAEILQPVQNPNIPYVGTISGRLREDMALYLQGVVPTNADQFRINFKTGPTDKHDIAFHFASRMGSNVGMNSSRNGEWEGEESVSDNPFKKGQAFEMFIVIKSEGYQVYVNGKELHMFKHSIPLEKVSALNINGDVAVNLFGFIHNWSTSSSTIQ